One genomic window of Bacteroidota bacterium includes the following:
- a CDS encoding polymer-forming cytoskeletal protein produces the protein MSKTNTPDSQSINLIGAGTVIEGDIKSNGDIRIDGTIKGSLNVKGKLVVGTSGLLEGEIVCQNADVSGTIKAKITVSDLLSLKASAKLTGDIVSGKLHIEPGANFSGSCSMGGIIKDINHAGNQPKSQEKAANAY, from the coding sequence ATGTCAAAAACCAACACTCCCGATTCTCAATCTATCAATTTGATAGGTGCTGGAACAGTAATTGAAGGTGATATAAAGTCAAACGGAGATATCCGCATTGATGGAACCATTAAAGGTTCATTGAATGTAAAAGGCAAACTGGTGGTCGGAACATCGGGGTTGCTTGAAGGCGAAATAGTTTGCCAGAATGCCGATGTATCCGGCACTATAAAGGCGAAAATTACGGTTTCCGACCTATTGTCGCTAAAAGCCAGCGCCAAACTAACAGGTGATATAGTTTCAGGAAAACTTCATATTGAACCAGGAGCCAATTTCTCCGGCTCATGCAGCATGGGTGGTATAATTAAAGATATAAATCATGCCGGAAACCAACCCAAGTCCCAGGAAAAAGCCGCCAACGCTTACTGA
- a CDS encoding AtpZ/AtpI family protein, whose amino-acid sequence MPETNPSPRKKPPTLTDYGKYAGMGFQMAAIIGLGTYAGVKLDHHFGLKKFPAFTLLFSLLSVIAAIYFSVKDLLKKK is encoded by the coding sequence ATGCCGGAAACCAACCCAAGTCCCAGGAAAAAGCCGCCAACGCTTACTGACTACGGTAAATACGCAGGCATGGGCTTTCAGATGGCTGCGATCATTGGCCTCGGGACGTATGCAGGAGTAAAACTCGATCATCACTTTGGTTTAAAAAAATTTCCTGCATTTACTCTTTTGTTCTCCCTGCTATCTGTTATTGCTGCCATTTATTTTTCTGTGAAAGATCTCCTGAAAAAAAAATAA